The Mus caroli chromosome 1, CAROLI_EIJ_v1.1, whole genome shotgun sequence genome has a window encoding:
- the LOC115030840 gene encoding myocilin opposite strand protein-like, which produces MVAFLSKATKCGSGHPPADLRFRGAVYLKPAIGPSEAMVQRNSMDKLDFQNIDLVSEINKRRKAMATRDETITKKSGEGGEMLPSMGMDQESPSKAHLMVPPAPPPSPADAADISKYKLNSLMGVDIGANTRTHLGCLGGLLKIVPEVLDFLPVL; this is translated from the exons ATGGTAGCATTTCTTAGCAAAGCCACTAAGTGTGGAAGTGGCCATCCACCAGCAGATCTGAGATTCAGAG GTGCAGTGTATCTAAAACCCGCCATTGGACCGAGTGAAGCTATGGTTCAAAGAAACTCTATGGACAAGCTTGACTTCCAGAACATTGACCTGGTCTCTGAGATCAACAAGCGTAGGAAAGCCATGGCCACAAG AGATGAAACCATCACCAAGAAAAGTGGCGAGGGTGGGGAAATGCTCCCTAGCATGGGCATGGACCAAGAGTCTCCCAGCAAAGCCCACCTCATGGtgcctcctgctccccctccttctccagctGATGCTGCAGACATAAGCAAGTACAAATTGAATAGTTTAATGGGCGTGGACATAGGAGCCAACACACGAACTCATTTGGGGTGTCTGGGTGGGCTTTTGAAGATTGTCCCAGAAGTCTTGGACTTCCTTCCTGTGCTCTAG